The DNA segment AGTATTAATTTCATCGGGAGGAATTCCTATACCCTTATCTGATATGATAATATTAATTAGTTTATCTGTTAAAATGAATTCCACATTTACATCTTCAGTGGAAAATTTGCAGGCATTATCCAGAAGGTTTTTAACTGCAATTTCAAGTAATCCGGAATTGCCTTTTATCAGAAGCTCATTGCCATTTTCTGGATATTGTATCCTTGGTATGATTTTACGTTCCTGATACTTTTCTTTTACCTGGCGGATAGCACTGAAAATTATTTCATCTATCCGGACAGTTGATAATGTAATGTTCCTATCTCTGTTAATGTGTGCCAACTCAAGCAGGCTATTTAGAAGTGCATTAAGATCCTTCAGGTCTTTTACCAAACCATTTATGTGGTTAATGTAATCTTCCTTTGAGTGATTATGAGTAAGGAAATAGTCGCTTTCACTAATCATGACTGTTAAAGGTGTACGCAATTCATGAGATGCATTTGAGACAAAATCTTCCTGGTTCCTGAACGCAATTTCCAGATTTGACAACATTTCATTAAATGTTATTGATAACTGATCAAGCTCATCTTTTTTATCACCTTCATTAAGCCTTGTATTTAGTCTTAATGAATTAATTTCTTTTACACTTTTAATAATCTGCGAGATAGGTCTGATTGCCTTTTGGGAGAATAAATAGGAAAGAAGCACTGACAACCAGATACTGAAGAGTATGCTCCATAAAAGTATTTTACGAAGCTCCTTTAAGTTTTCCGGACGTGTTTTGTCAACAGCCATAACGAACACATAGTAGGATTTGTTATTAAATGTGTGTTTATAACAGACTCCGTCTTTATCGTCGATTGAGAAATAAATTATATTTCCGGAAGGAATATTTGATCGCAATCCATCACCAGAAAGATATTGAATATTATTACTATAGACGATATTAATAGCAGAATCAGTCACAGCTATCTCTTCCCGTTCCTTGGAAATTGTGGATTGATGAATCTTTTTTAATAAAAAGGAATCAACCTCTGCAACATTAATCAATAGAATTGCAGTGTTCTTTGCATTATCAAGAAGATTTTCCCTGAATTTATTAAGCTGACTTGTAAATGAAAAATAATACGCGAGAATTGAGAAAAACAATAATATTCCTGTGACGATGAGAGTAAATTGAAATGATAATCTGATTTTTATGTTCATGACTATATTTCTTTATCATTACAATAAAAACCAAAACCAAATTTTGTATGAATGAGTCTGGGTTCGAAATCTTTATCAATTTTCTTTCTTAAATAGTTAACATAGACATCTATAATATTTGTGCTTGGATCAAATTCTATACCCCAGACCTGTTCAATAATAAAATCCCTTGTAAGCAGTTTCCCTTTATTTTTCAGAAATGTCTCCAATAATAATGACTCCTTTGCTGTAAGATCTATTTTCGTTCCATCTCTGGTAACTGATTTGGTTTTCATATCCATTTCGAGATTGGCAATACTTAATTTTTCATATTGATTGTTATTCGAATCTGATCGTCTGAGGAAAACGTTGATACGCGCCAATAATTCCCTGAAATCGAAAGGTTTCACTATGTAATCGTCAGCACCTACATCAAATCCGGCTAATTTATTTTCTGAAGTACTGAATGCGGTAAGCATTATTATTGGAATCTTACTGTCTCTTTTTCTTATCTCCCGGCATAAATCATAACCGTTCATTAATGGAAGACTAATATCAAGGATTATGAGATTGTATACGTTTTTTTCAACTAATTGTTTTCCCACATATCCGTCATATGCAACTTCTGTCCTGAATCCTGCCTCCTCCAACTGCTTTTTTAATATGCCGGCCAGTCTTTGTTCGTCTTCAACTATTAATATCGAGATGTTCTCCATGGTTATGATTCCTTTTGTACAAATTTAGGTTATGAAAAGCAAATTACTATAATCGAAGTGGTTTCTAATGAAATTCTAATTTATTTCTAATAATTTTCTAAGTGTCCTTACCTGTACCCATTAGTACCTTTGCGTTAACATTTAAATGTCCAATTTAATAGTTAATGAAGTTGCCTAAAGTGTCAAATGGTTTTAAAGTCTTTCTTTTCTGGCTGGCAATGTTTGCAGTATTGGCCGTTCTTAAGATTTTTTTCTTTCCCGGATAGAATTAGATATTGCATATGAAAAGTAAAACTTATCTGGTCTATATAATGTGAAGCTACATGGTGTAAATTATACTTTGTTTGATTTTGAAAAGCAGTTGTCGCTATGTTCTTCAGACAGCTGCTTTTCTTTTTATTAAAATATTGAAATAAAATTAGAATCAAAATGATTACAGTAATTATACCAACCCTGAATGAGCAGAATACTATTTCGCAGGTAGTAGGTCTTATTAAGAGAACTGAATTAGTTACTGAAATCCTTGTTATTGATGATAAATCACTTGATGATACTATAAAAAATGCGAAGAGTGACAAGGTCAAAATATTCACAAGTACCAAACTGGGTAAAGGAGCATCCATGCGAGATGGGATGCTTCTCGCAAGTAATGAAATAATAGCCTACTTAGATGCAGATATTGTTTCATATCCGCAGAATATAATTGAATTACTCACAGGGCCTATCATTTCGGGAGAAGCTGATTTTGTAAAATCATTCTTCAATCGTCAGGCTGGCAGAGTAACTGAATTGGTTGCAAAGCCTTTACTGAGCATTCTTTTCCCCGAACTTGCCCACTTCTCGCAACCATTAAGCGGTATGATAGCCGGAAGAAAGTCGTTTTTCGAGAAGGTGACTTTCGAAAATGATTATGGAGTTGATATCGGACTTCTGATTGATATGTCGCATCTTAATGCAAGAATATCGGAAGTTGATATCGGGTATATTGAAAACCGGATGCAGTCGTGGGAGCAGTTGGCAAAAATGTCAAACGAAGTATCAAGAGCAATCTTAACACGCGCTGAATTAATTAAACAGTCTAATCTTCAAACACTTGGAAATATTTCAATTATAAGAGATCAGATGGATTTTGCAATAAAAGAGAGTGTGTCCGGCTTGAAGAAAATGCTGATTTTTGACATGGATAATACAATCCTGCATCACAGCTTTATTACAACGGTGGCAACAGAATTTAAGTTTAAGGATAAGCTTATTTCAATTGTATCTGAGAACAGTAATCCCTATACAAGAACAAAATTAATTGCCAGACTTATTAAAGGGCTGAATATAAAACAGTTGTTAGAAGTTGTTGATGGCATTCCGGTTACTCACGATTTTGAAAATATTATTAAAATATTTAAAAACAACGGATACGTCTGTGGAATAATAAGCGATAGCTACGATTGTATTACAAATCATATAGTTAATAAGTTTGGTCTTGATTTTTCCATTGCTAATGAACTGGAGTTTTCAAATAGCATAGCCACAGGCGAAGTTAAAATTCCATCAGTTTTTATTAAAACAAGGGAAAGTGACTGTAATCATGATTTTTGTAAATCGAATGCAATGAGAGAAATAGCCAGCCGATACAAGATTGACTTAAAAAAC comes from the Bacteroidales bacterium genome and includes:
- a CDS encoding HAMP domain-containing histidine kinase, translating into MNIKIRLSFQFTLIVTGILLFFSILAYYFSFTSQLNKFRENLLDNAKNTAILLINVAEVDSFLLKKIHQSTISKEREEIAVTDSAINIVYSNNIQYLSGDGLRSNIPSGNIIYFSIDDKDGVCYKHTFNNKSYYVFVMAVDKTRPENLKELRKILLWSILFSIWLSVLLSYLFSQKAIRPISQIIKSVKEINSLRLNTRLNEGDKKDELDQLSITFNEMLSNLEIAFRNQEDFVSNASHELRTPLTVMISESDYFLTHNHSKEDYINHINGLVKDLKDLNALLNSLLELAHINRDRNITLSTVRIDEIIFSAIRQVKEKYQERKIIPRIQYPENGNELLIKGNSGLLEIAVKNLLDNACKFSTEDVNVEFILTDKLINIIISDKGIGIPPDEINTIYSPFKRASNVKFIGGYGIGLSLVEKIMKLHNAELNIFSSENIGTQIDMQFRRIS
- a CDS encoding response regulator transcription factor; its protein translation is MENISILIVEDEQRLAGILKKQLEEAGFRTEVAYDGYVGKQLVEKNVYNLIILDISLPLMNGYDLCREIRKRDSKIPIIMLTAFSTSENKLAGFDVGADDYIVKPFDFRELLARINVFLRRSDSNNNQYEKLSIANLEMDMKTKSVTRDGTKIDLTAKESLLLETFLKNKGKLLTRDFIIEQVWGIEFDPSTNIIDVYVNYLRKKIDKDFEPRLIHTKFGFGFYCNDKEI
- a CDS encoding HAD-IB family phosphatase, producing the protein MITVIIPTLNEQNTISQVVGLIKRTELVTEILVIDDKSLDDTIKNAKSDKVKIFTSTKLGKGASMRDGMLLASNEIIAYLDADIVSYPQNIIELLTGPIISGEADFVKSFFNRQAGRVTELVAKPLLSILFPELAHFSQPLSGMIAGRKSFFEKVTFENDYGVDIGLLIDMSHLNARISEVDIGYIENRMQSWEQLAKMSNEVSRAILTRAELIKQSNLQTLGNISIIRDQMDFAIKESVSGLKKMLIFDMDNTILHHSFITTVATEFKFKDKLISIVSENSNPYTRTKLIARLIKGLNIKQLLEVVDGIPVTHDFENIIKIFKNNGYVCGIISDSYDCITNHIVNKFGLDFSIANELEFSNSIATGEVKIPSVFIKTRESDCNHDFCKSNAMREIASRYKIDLKNIIAIGDSESDICMIKDCGIGISFCSSNETLNMVASKTITDRTFTSLTEFIQ